A genome region from Candidatus Nezhaarchaeales archaeon includes the following:
- a CDS encoding NAD(P)/FAD-dependent oxidoreductase produces the protein MEVYDLLVVGAGPGGCIAAKTASRLGLKVLILERLPRERVGDKVCGDAVGRHHFDELALSYPKGDELALRIKGIDVFSPDGEVRFRVEGEGLHGFMINRLFFGQRLLNEALNAGAELMDKVLVEDVVVKDGYVVGVRGRRDGFKVEFKGRLTIDASGYVARLRRRLPREWGFEEVADEDMVSCYREIRLLDGEVEDPDYCKVYLSHALAPGGYIWVFPKGGRVVNAGLGVQMRSGFPNPRILFSKAVLGREGFRGSKLIHGGGGVVPTRRPLNCLVANGFMVVGDAACQANPLHGGGIGPSMRAGSIAARVAAEALRRGDVSREGLWGYNVEYAKNYGAKQAGLDLFRMLLQSISDEDINYGMKHRLITEQDLLKASMGDRVRLNLTEKVERLFKGVGRLSLLRRLEAMSKAVDSARSLYQAYPPPSGFIEWCKNVEGLIEGYRRALKG, from the coding sequence ATGGAGGTTTATGATTTACTCGTGGTTGGTGCTGGCCCTGGAGGCTGTATAGCTGCTAAAACTGCTTCTAGGCTCGGCTTAAAGGTCTTAATACTTGAAAGGCTGCCTCGGGAAAGGGTAGGGGATAAGGTTTGCGGGGATGCTGTTGGTAGGCATCACTTTGACGAGCTGGCGCTTAGCTATCCGAAGGGTGATGAGCTGGCGCTTAGGATTAAGGGTATTGACGTGTTTTCGCCTGACGGCGAGGTTAGGTTTAGGGTTGAGGGTGAGGGTCTTCACGGCTTTATGATTAATAGGCTGTTTTTCGGTCAACGGCTTCTAAACGAGGCGTTAAACGCTGGAGCTGAGCTAATGGATAAGGTTCTAGTTGAAGACGTCGTAGTTAAGGATGGCTACGTGGTCGGAGTTAGGGGGAGGAGGGACGGGTTTAAGGTTGAGTTTAAGGGTAGGTTAACCATTGACGCAAGCGGGTACGTGGCGAGGCTCCGTCGGAGGCTGCCGCGTGAATGGGGCTTTGAGGAGGTTGCCGACGAGGACATGGTCTCCTGTTATAGGGAGATTAGGTTGTTAGATGGAGAGGTTGAAGACCCCGATTACTGTAAGGTTTACTTAAGCCACGCTTTAGCCCCCGGAGGCTATATTTGGGTATTTCCGAAGGGTGGAAGGGTGGTTAACGCTGGTTTAGGGGTTCAAATGAGGAGCGGCTTCCCGAATCCTCGAATACTTTTCAGTAAGGCCGTATTAGGAAGGGAGGGGTTTAGGGGGTCTAAGCTTATTCATGGGGGCGGCGGCGTAGTACCGACTCGTAGACCTCTTAACTGCTTGGTTGCTAACGGCTTCATGGTGGTCGGCGACGCGGCGTGTCAAGCCAACCCGCTTCACGGTGGGGGTATAGGCCCATCCATGAGGGCTGGTAGTATAGCCGCTAGGGTCGCTGCTGAAGCGCTTAGGAGGGGTGATGTAAGTAGGGAGGGGTTATGGGGCTATAACGTTGAATACGCTAAAAACTACGGGGCTAAGCAAGCGGGTCTTGACCTGTTTAGGATGCTTCTTCAATCCATTAGCGATGAAGACATAAACTACGGGATGAAGCACCGCTTAATAACGGAGCAGGACCTCCTTAAAGCTAGTATGGGTGATAGGGTTAGGTTAAACCTAACCGAGAAGGTTGAACGCCTATTTAAAGGCGTAGGCCGGTTAAGCCTCCTTAGAAGGCTTGAAGCCATGTCGAAGGCCGTAGATAGCGCTAGAAGCCTCTATCAAGCTTATCCTCCGCCTAGCGGATTCATTGAATGGTGTAAAAACGTAGAGGGCCTAATCGAAGGCTATAGGAGGGCCCTTAAGGGCTAG